The genomic segment ATGCCGTCATTATCGAACGGGCGTTACCTTGTTTAACCGCCATTTCGAAAGGCTTAATATGAATTTCACGCAATGCCCTTTCTGACACAACTGCATCAACATCTTGACGATAACTTTCCTGATCATTGCCCGCATAATGCTTAAGCGTACCAGTAACACCGGCGCGCGCTAAACCACGACACTGTGCCGCCGCCATGGCACCAGTAATCAAAGGATCCTCAGAAAAATATTCGAAGTTTCGACCATTAAGAGGATGGCGATGAATATTAATGCCCGGACCGAGTAACGTGTCGATCTGGTAGCTGCGCATTTCCATACCGACCAGATATAGAAGCGCTTCATTTAGGGGTTGATTCCAGGTACAACCGAGTAAAGTACCGATTGGGATCTGGGTTGCCTTATGACCACTGTCCATACGAATGCCTGAAGGTCCATCGGCCGCACAAGCGACGGGGATCCCCAACTCAAATAGACTATCGGATACACCACCAAACGCAGAAGCCGTGCCCGGCGTAACCTTGGGACTGCACATGCCTTCACCTCTGACGATAGTGGCAAGTTCGGCAGGTGTCATTTGAGCCACAAACGAGGCTAAATCCGCACGCCCTTGTTTGACATCAATTAGCTTGATGCCTTTATCGCCCGTGACTACCATCGTCTGCGGTAAATTAGCAATAATGTACTCAGCCGGATCTTGTTGGCGTAAAGCAACTGGTTGATAACTAATGCGGTAGTTCTGTTTGCTATCCTTCTGCCTACCATCCTGCGGTTGACTCTCTTTGGCTAACGGATGCATCCGCTTGAACGCAACTTTTGGAGCGCAGGCTTCTTGTAACTGTTCCACAACTAACAGTTGCTCAAGGTCATAAATCGCGTCAACCGCCTTAGCACTGCGTACGTTTCCACCCAGATAGAAATGATACTCTCCCGCCTCTAAAACATAGCAACTTAAATGACCCGTTTGCCCGGCATCGTCGTAGGCAGCCATACTCGCAACAGGGACTGAAAGTCGCAATTGTTGCGCTTGTCCGGGCTCAATAGTATCGGTTTTAACAAAGCCAATAAGCGCTCGAGTTGGTCTGCCTAACAGACCTTGAGGTGCCTGTAAGTAGAGTTGAACCACTTCTTTACTGGCAAACTGAACGCCGATATTTCGCACCGAGATATCGAAATGTAAAACCTTTTCAGCACCTATTCCGGTAGCGCTGAAATTCACTAAATGGTGTTCGAATTCGGTATAAGACAGACCCGCACCAAATGGAAATTGCACCGCCTCGGGCTTGAACGTTTCAAAATATCGATAGCCAACGTAGATATCTTCGGCATAGCAGTTGTGCTCACTATGACCAAAGTTGGCGGAGGATGGGTAATCACTCAAATTATAGGCAATACTGTCGGTTAACCGACCACTTGGAGAAAAGTCTCCAGAGAGAATGTCAGCCAAAGCGTGCCCACCCTCCATTCCGGCAGCCCAAGAGTAAAGTACCGCTTTAATCGAATTGCTATTGTCTAACGTGGTTAGCCAACTCATGTCCATGATGTTCGTGGTATTAAGAACCACGACCACCTGTTCAAAATGATGGGTAACTTGACTTAACATTGCCAGTTCCAAGTCAGTCAAGCGATAACTGCCTGGTTGATCGGCATTATCTTGGTCCTCTCCCGCGGTACGACCAATAAATACCACCGCTTTGTTGGCGCGCAAAGCGGCTTGTTGGACGGTCAAATCATCCAGCGGCATCTCGTGTTGAAACCAAGGCTCGGACGCCCAACCGCCACCGCCGTCATCAAAAGGATGTTTTGCTACCCAGTCGTGATACAGAGTCGCCAATTCTTCATCAACCGCTACCGAGGCATTCGCTCGCAAACCGTCAACGGCATTCACGGCATAGTTAACATTCACAGCCCCGCCCGATCCGGTGCCACTGCGATAAGTATCAATTTGACAACGTCCAAACAACGCTAATTTATCGTCACTGGTTACAGGAAGAATCTGATCACGGTTCTGTAACAGCACAATTCCTTCTCTAGCCGCTTGACGACTAATGACAACTAAGGAGTTTTGTGCCTCGCTCATCTGCTTTAAATCCATATATTGAGAGACCATAAGTAACAGTCGATACCATCTAATCGAGAAAATACCCACGTATTCCAAAGGGAATCGTCCCTTATCACTTACGTTGCTCACTTCTCTATTTGTCGATAGATGCCAAAGACTTGGGTGCCAAAACAAATTCAATCAAAACCACTGTCACGCTGTTGTGCTAACGCCTATTTGGCTTTAGTTCAAATTGCAGACAACACCTTCGTGAAAGCGCTTTATTTTAATATTTTTGAATAGTATTCTTCAAAGTTACGGCATTCTACTAATATTGCGACATTAATAAGGAAGTTTGCGACATGAGCATCACTTACCAACTCAAGTCACATCAAAGATATAATCAATTGAAGTTTGCGTATGTTGATGGACATCATCAATGCGACTTTGCGTTACACAAACACGATTTCGCCGAACTGTTTTTAGTGGTGAGTGGTAGCGGAACCCACACCGTGGCCAAGCATGAATATTCGCTCAATGGCGGCGATGTTTTTGTTATCAAAGGCGATGTAGAACACAGCTTTACCAGTGTGGATGAGCTTAAAATTATCAACCTAATGTTTGATGCCGATACGCCTTTTTTTGAGACCCTGTCCATGCGCCAGCAGCCCGGTTATCAAGCGATGTTCAAGGTCGACCCTATCGCACGACAGTCTGCTGAATATCGAGCCATGCTCACCTTAAGCCCATCACAACTCGCTTCAATCCTTGAGTTAATGGCACAAATTAAACATGAATACCTTGCTGCGAATAGTGGCTTTGATGTCATGCTGACGAGTTTATTGCAGCAGTTAGTGATCTCCCTTGTTCGCCTGTACCAACAACAAAATGAGGAGCTTCCACAAACCACGCTCGCGCTAAGTCGCGCTCTGGTTTTTGTCGAGCAAAACTTTGCTGACACCAGCATTACTAGCAGCAAAATTGCACAAGCGGCTTATATCAGTAAACGTCAACTCGAACGCCTTTTTCGACAATTTCTCAATACCTCACCCAACCACTATTTAAGAGACATGCAATTAGAGTTTGCGCGTCAACTATTATGCGGAGAAAAAAAAGCGACGATTCAAGACATTGCCGAACGTTGCGGGTATTCGGACAGCAACTACTTCTCTAAGTGCTTTAAGCAGAAATTCCTAGTCAATCCAAGAAATTATCGTCAACAATTCCGAACCTAGCGCTGACAAGTCACCATTGTGCTGCTTACTTCACCTATTTTGTAAGCGCTTTCATTAATTTAAAGTAGATCACATTCAATACATCGTTCTCACTATATAATCGTACGCTGTTTCGCTTGTTAGATTTCAGACACTGTATCAAAGCCATTGGATGGAAAACTATCGCAGCAAAAGCGATGACAAAAAAAGCGATTGCCATACAAAGCTATCGCCTATGAATCCAGCGCATAAAGCCAGCGCATAAATGTATAGTGCCTCACTCTCTTGGGGAGAGTAATTGGAGCAAGCTTTAACACATTTTTATACTTAACACATTTTATATTTAATGCGCTGCTGGATTTAACACATATTTGGATTCAACACATAGTTGTATTTAACACGCTGTTGTAAAAGGATAATACACATGTTCCGAAAACATTGTCTTCTCGCGGGTGTTCTGCTTTCGCTGTGCAGTCCGGGATTTGCTAAGCCGTTACGCATTCAAACCGGTATTGATGAGAGTAAATTGGCCGTTAACCTGTTATCAGAGGCGGTGCGACGCAGTCCGATCTACTCTGAATTAGAATACGCTTATGGCGATGATCCCGAGCCTGCAACTAACAAGCTCATTGCCGATGTCAAAACGGGTGCTTTAGATATTGTTTGGCTCGGAACCACCAGTGATTACGAGCAAGAAATGACCGCGCTGTACTTCCCAATATACCGTGGTTTATTAGGCATGCGCATCGCACTGGTTGAACAAGATAAACAAGATATTCTCGCTCAAGTCCGCACCTTTCCTGAGATGAAAAACTATATTCCATGCCAGGGGAAAATTTGGTCGGATACCTTTATTTTGGAAGAAAATGGGATTGTGGTCGCAAAGAGCATGAAGTACCACAATCTCTTTGCCATGTTGGAAGCTGACCGCTGTCATTACTTCCCTCGCGGTACCTTTGAAGCATATGCAGAAGCGGAACGCTACCCCGAGTACAACTTGGCGGTCGATAAGCATGTATTATTCCGTTATAAAATGCCTTCTTTCTTTTTTGTGAGTCGGGAAAACGAAGCATTGGCTCAACATCTCAGCGCGATTTTTGATGAAATGATCGACGATGGAACCTTTGCAAAACTCTTCTTTGCCAATCCAGAAGTCAATAACGCTTTAAAGCAAGCCAACCTAAATACGCGCACCATCTTCGATTTACACAACAACGATTTATCCACCAAAACTCAATCACTCCCCGACCGTTTCTGGTTCAATCCACTAACCGATAGGTATTAATAATGTTTAGAACTATTACCAGTAAAATTATTACGATGCTCGTTATTGTCGTTATTGCGGTGAGTGCCATCATCAATACCACTAAACTCATCAACACCCAAGACAGTCTACAT from the Vibrio hippocampi genome contains:
- a CDS encoding ABC transporter substrate-binding protein encodes the protein MFRKHCLLAGVLLSLCSPGFAKPLRIQTGIDESKLAVNLLSEAVRRSPIYSELEYAYGDDPEPATNKLIADVKTGALDIVWLGTTSDYEQEMTALYFPIYRGLLGMRIALVEQDKQDILAQVRTFPEMKNYIPCQGKIWSDTFILEENGIVVAKSMKYHNLFAMLEADRCHYFPRGTFEAYAEAERYPEYNLAVDKHVLFRYKMPSFFFVSRENEALAQHLSAIFDEMIDDGTFAKLFFANPEVNNALKQANLNTRTIFDLHNNDLSTKTQSLPDRFWFNPLTDRY
- a CDS encoding glycoside hydrolase family 3 protein, translated to MDLKQMSEAQNSLVVISRQAAREGIVLLQNRDQILPVTSDDKLALFGRCQIDTYRSGTGSGGAVNVNYAVNAVDGLRANASVAVDEELATLYHDWVAKHPFDDGGGGWASEPWFQHEMPLDDLTVQQAALRANKAVVFIGRTAGEDQDNADQPGSYRLTDLELAMLSQVTHHFEQVVVVLNTTNIMDMSWLTTLDNSNSIKAVLYSWAAGMEGGHALADILSGDFSPSGRLTDSIAYNLSDYPSSANFGHSEHNCYAEDIYVGYRYFETFKPEAVQFPFGAGLSYTEFEHHLVNFSATGIGAEKVLHFDISVRNIGVQFASKEVVQLYLQAPQGLLGRPTRALIGFVKTDTIEPGQAQQLRLSVPVASMAAYDDAGQTGHLSCYVLEAGEYHFYLGGNVRSAKAVDAIYDLEQLLVVEQLQEACAPKVAFKRMHPLAKESQPQDGRQKDSKQNYRISYQPVALRQQDPAEYIIANLPQTMVVTGDKGIKLIDVKQGRADLASFVAQMTPAELATIVRGEGMCSPKVTPGTASAFGGVSDSLFELGIPVACAADGPSGIRMDSGHKATQIPIGTLLGCTWNQPLNEALLYLVGMEMRSYQIDTLLGPGINIHRHPLNGRNFEYFSEDPLITGAMAAAQCRGLARAGVTGTLKHYAGNDQESYRQDVDAVVSERALREIHIKPFEMAVKQGNARSIMTAYNPVNGYWAASNYDLNTRILREEWGFDGIVMTDWWAKMNHAISGGVADKTYTSAMVRSQNDLYMVVEHEGAERNAMHDDTLQALQQGELTLGELQRSAMNICRFLMDTPAMQRPLVAYQAVKSIAPLSKQPEGEVFDVAHPLVLQTKRDQALSLIVDNKRRYRFSAQVSLNRNSLAQSTCSLMLNGEFLMTFSVHGTDGESVMVEGLEVELSAGFYTLDIVFVKPGLKLEKLLLN
- a CDS encoding helix-turn-helix domain-containing protein yields the protein MSITYQLKSHQRYNQLKFAYVDGHHQCDFALHKHDFAELFLVVSGSGTHTVAKHEYSLNGGDVFVIKGDVEHSFTSVDELKIINLMFDADTPFFETLSMRQQPGYQAMFKVDPIARQSAEYRAMLTLSPSQLASILELMAQIKHEYLAANSGFDVMLTSLLQQLVISLVRLYQQQNEELPQTTLALSRALVFVEQNFADTSITSSKIAQAAYISKRQLERLFRQFLNTSPNHYLRDMQLEFARQLLCGEKKATIQDIAERCGYSDSNYFSKCFKQKFLVNPRNYRQQFRT